A portion of the Stigmatopora argus isolate UIUO_Sarg chromosome 15, RoL_Sarg_1.0, whole genome shotgun sequence genome contains these proteins:
- the jade1 gene encoding protein Jade-1 isoform X1, whose translation MWNAGQAELGARTAPHLQGKRRLATVVKLELDTRDTMKRSRHPSSSDDSDNGSNSTCWSQHSSQARRGTRQKPSEVFRTDLITAMKVHDSQQLNPEDYYVLADPWRQEWEKGVQVPVSPQSIPQPAARQLADRSEEVTFVRPKKLIRTSAAQATGYVDIRTLAEGACRYDLNEEDVAWLTAVNDEFLKLALPPLDEASAERVLEEFERRCYDNMTHATETEEGLGIEYDEDVVCDVCQSPDGEDNNEMVFCDKCNICVHQACYGIQKVPKGSWLCRICALGIVPKCQLCPKKGGAMKPTRSGTKWVHVSCALWIPEVSIGNPEKMEPITNVSHIPGNRWALNCCLCKDKTGACIQCSAKNCHVAFHVTCGLHAGLEMTTVLTRDDQVKFKSYCPKHPPGFGERERDEGEALVAAAAGERRERAPAPGPAPSTAVRPPRPRDPQEMRVNVRKAKLQEMEEVFYQFVDPREVGCQLKMAPETVDFLYQYWKLKRKANFNQPLLTPKKDEEDGLARREHEVLLRRLQLFTHLRQDLERVRNLTYMVTRREKIKRSLWRVQEQIHQHQLQLADQETLGGNDPETDPRRLLSLDRLNSRGPRPRSRSPWRHKTKRRSEQDKGKARERKTDEDPAPKESEPAPRTRDPFDDDLAPEPPEREAAPRESRGPKLHGKRPRKEAPGSEEGKKMRRAEISPEGGRPVVEQLDRSVSVRLVDIRLPDGGGGERRAGKPSRAGDEALPKGWGKFRIPKRTDGSESLRPLTNTPPGPQRHPRTRLRTGAENEGGEPCLKRCHSHRLRGDASLARRYVLAS comes from the exons CGTGGTGAAGCTGGAGCTCGACACACGTGACACCATGAAGAGAAGTCGACACCCCAGTAGCAGCGACGACTCCGACAATGGCA GTAATTCCACCTGTTGGTCCCAGCATTCCTCTCAGGCCAGGAGAGGAACCAGACAGAAACCCTCAGAG GTGTTCCGAACGGACTTGATCACCGCCATGAAGGTCCACGACTCGCAGCAGCTCAACCCGGAGGACTACTACGTCCTGGCCGACCCGTGGCGGCAGGAGTGGGAGAAGGGAGTCCAGGTCCCGGTCAGCCCCCAATCCATCCCGCAGCCGGCGGCCCGCCAGCTGGCCGACAGGAGCGAGGAGGTGACCTTCGTCCGGCCCAAGAAGCTGATCCGCACGTCGGCCGCGCAGGCCACGGGCTACGTGGACATCCGCACCCTGGCCGAGGGCGCCTGCCGCTACGACCTCAACGAGGAGGACGTGGCCTGGCTGACGGCGGTCAACGACGAGTTCCTCAAGCTGG CCCTGCCGCCGCTGGACGAGGCCAGCGCCGAGCGCGTCCTGGAGGAGTTTGAGCGGCGCTGCTACGACAACATGACGCACGCCACCGAGACGGAGGAAGGTCTGGGCATCGAGTACGACGAGGACGTGGTGTGCGACGTCTGCCAGTCGCCCGACGGAGAGGACAACAACGAGATGGTCTTTTGCGACAAGTGCAATATCTGCGTCCATCag GCGTGCTACGGCATCCAGAAGGTCCCCAAGGGCAGCTGGTTGTGTCGGATCTGCGCGCTAGGCATCGTGCCCAAGTGCCAGCTGTGCCCCAAGAAGGGCGGCGCCATGAAGCCCACCCGCAGCGGAACCAAGTGGGTCCACGTCAGCTGCGCCTTGTGGATCCCGGAG GTCAGCATCGGGAACCCGGAAAAGATGGAACCCATCACCAACGTTTCGCACATTCCCGGCAACAGGTGGGCGCTCAACTGCTGCCTGTGTAAAGACAAGACGGGAGCTTGCATCCAG TGCTCGGCCAAAAACTGCCACGTGGCCTTCCACGTGACGTGCGGCCTCCACGCCGGCCTGGAGATGACCACCGTCCTCACCCGGGACGACCAAGTCAAGTTCAAGTCCTACTGCCCCAAGCACCCGCCGGGCTTCGGGGAGCGGGAGCGAGACGAGGGGGAGGCgctggtggcggcggcggcgggcgaaCGGCGGGAGAGGGCCCCGGCCCCCGGGCCCGCCCCCTCGACGGCCGTGCGCCCGCCCCGCCCCCGCGACCCGCAGGAAATGCGCGTCAACGTCCGCAAGGCCAAGCTGCAGGAGATGGAGGAGGTGTTTTACCAGTTCGTGGACCCCCGAGAGGTGGGCTGCCAGCTGAAGATGGCGCCCGAGACGGTGGATTTCCTTTACCAGTACTGGAAGCTGAAGCGCAAAGCTAACTTCAACCAGCCGTTGCTCACGCCCAAGAAGGATGAGGAGGACGGCCTGGCCCGCCGCGAGCACGAGGTGCTGCTCCGGCGCCTCCAGCTCTTCACGCATCTCCGCCAAGACCTGGAGAGG GTGCGCAACTTGACCTACATGGTGACCCGGCGTGAGAAGATCAAGCGTTCCTTGTGGCGAGTTCAGGAGCAGATCCATCAGCATCAACTTCAGCTCGCCGACCAGGAGACGCTTGGCG GGAACGATCCCGAGACAGACCCGCGGCGTCTCCTATCCTTGGACCGGCTGAACTCTCGGGGGCCCCGCCCTCGATCCCGATCCCCTTGGCGCCACAAGACCAAACGGCGCTCCGAGCAAGACAAGGGCAAAGCCCGCGAGAGGAAAACGGACGAGGACCCCGCGCCCAAAGAGTCGGAGCCGGCCCCTCGGACCCGGGACCCCTTCGACGACGACCTCGCCCCGGAGCCCCCCGAGCGGGAGGCGGCGCCCCGAGAAAGCCGCGGCCCCAAATTGCACGGGAAGCGCCCACGGAAAGAGGCCCCGGGGTCCGAGGAAGGCAAAAAGATGCGTCGGGCCGAGATTTCCCCCGAGGGGGGCCGCCCGGTCGTCGAGCAGCTGGACAGGAGCGTCTCCGTCCGGCTGGTGGACATCCGATTgccggacggcggcggcggcgaaagAAGGGCGGGGAAGCCGTCGCGGGCCGGGGACGAGGCGCTCCCCAAAGGATGGGGCAAGTTCCGAATCCCCAAGCGGACGGACGGGTCGGAGTCGCTGCGACCGCTCACCAACACGCCGCCGGGACCCCAGCGCCACCCCAGGACCAGGCTCCGCACGGGGGCCGAGAACGAGGGCGGCGAGCCCTGCCTCAAAAGGTGCCACTCGCACCGGCTGAGGGGCGACGCCTCCCTCGCCCGCCGCTACGTCCTGGCGTCGTGA
- the jade1 gene encoding protein Jade-1 isoform X2 — protein MKRSRHPSSSDDSDNGSNSTCWSQHSSQARRGTRQKPSEVFRTDLITAMKVHDSQQLNPEDYYVLADPWRQEWEKGVQVPVSPQSIPQPAARQLADRSEEVTFVRPKKLIRTSAAQATGYVDIRTLAEGACRYDLNEEDVAWLTAVNDEFLKLALPPLDEASAERVLEEFERRCYDNMTHATETEEGLGIEYDEDVVCDVCQSPDGEDNNEMVFCDKCNICVHQACYGIQKVPKGSWLCRICALGIVPKCQLCPKKGGAMKPTRSGTKWVHVSCALWIPEVSIGNPEKMEPITNVSHIPGNRWALNCCLCKDKTGACIQCSAKNCHVAFHVTCGLHAGLEMTTVLTRDDQVKFKSYCPKHPPGFGERERDEGEALVAAAAGERRERAPAPGPAPSTAVRPPRPRDPQEMRVNVRKAKLQEMEEVFYQFVDPREVGCQLKMAPETVDFLYQYWKLKRKANFNQPLLTPKKDEEDGLARREHEVLLRRLQLFTHLRQDLERVRNLTYMVTRREKIKRSLWRVQEQIHQHQLQLADQETLGGNDPETDPRRLLSLDRLNSRGPRPRSRSPWRHKTKRRSEQDKGKARERKTDEDPAPKESEPAPRTRDPFDDDLAPEPPEREAAPRESRGPKLHGKRPRKEAPGSEEGKKMRRAEISPEGGRPVVEQLDRSVSVRLVDIRLPDGGGGERRAGKPSRAGDEALPKGWGKFRIPKRTDGSESLRPLTNTPPGPQRHPRTRLRTGAENEGGEPCLKRCHSHRLRGDASLARRYVLAS, from the exons ATGAAGAGAAGTCGACACCCCAGTAGCAGCGACGACTCCGACAATGGCA GTAATTCCACCTGTTGGTCCCAGCATTCCTCTCAGGCCAGGAGAGGAACCAGACAGAAACCCTCAGAG GTGTTCCGAACGGACTTGATCACCGCCATGAAGGTCCACGACTCGCAGCAGCTCAACCCGGAGGACTACTACGTCCTGGCCGACCCGTGGCGGCAGGAGTGGGAGAAGGGAGTCCAGGTCCCGGTCAGCCCCCAATCCATCCCGCAGCCGGCGGCCCGCCAGCTGGCCGACAGGAGCGAGGAGGTGACCTTCGTCCGGCCCAAGAAGCTGATCCGCACGTCGGCCGCGCAGGCCACGGGCTACGTGGACATCCGCACCCTGGCCGAGGGCGCCTGCCGCTACGACCTCAACGAGGAGGACGTGGCCTGGCTGACGGCGGTCAACGACGAGTTCCTCAAGCTGG CCCTGCCGCCGCTGGACGAGGCCAGCGCCGAGCGCGTCCTGGAGGAGTTTGAGCGGCGCTGCTACGACAACATGACGCACGCCACCGAGACGGAGGAAGGTCTGGGCATCGAGTACGACGAGGACGTGGTGTGCGACGTCTGCCAGTCGCCCGACGGAGAGGACAACAACGAGATGGTCTTTTGCGACAAGTGCAATATCTGCGTCCATCag GCGTGCTACGGCATCCAGAAGGTCCCCAAGGGCAGCTGGTTGTGTCGGATCTGCGCGCTAGGCATCGTGCCCAAGTGCCAGCTGTGCCCCAAGAAGGGCGGCGCCATGAAGCCCACCCGCAGCGGAACCAAGTGGGTCCACGTCAGCTGCGCCTTGTGGATCCCGGAG GTCAGCATCGGGAACCCGGAAAAGATGGAACCCATCACCAACGTTTCGCACATTCCCGGCAACAGGTGGGCGCTCAACTGCTGCCTGTGTAAAGACAAGACGGGAGCTTGCATCCAG TGCTCGGCCAAAAACTGCCACGTGGCCTTCCACGTGACGTGCGGCCTCCACGCCGGCCTGGAGATGACCACCGTCCTCACCCGGGACGACCAAGTCAAGTTCAAGTCCTACTGCCCCAAGCACCCGCCGGGCTTCGGGGAGCGGGAGCGAGACGAGGGGGAGGCgctggtggcggcggcggcgggcgaaCGGCGGGAGAGGGCCCCGGCCCCCGGGCCCGCCCCCTCGACGGCCGTGCGCCCGCCCCGCCCCCGCGACCCGCAGGAAATGCGCGTCAACGTCCGCAAGGCCAAGCTGCAGGAGATGGAGGAGGTGTTTTACCAGTTCGTGGACCCCCGAGAGGTGGGCTGCCAGCTGAAGATGGCGCCCGAGACGGTGGATTTCCTTTACCAGTACTGGAAGCTGAAGCGCAAAGCTAACTTCAACCAGCCGTTGCTCACGCCCAAGAAGGATGAGGAGGACGGCCTGGCCCGCCGCGAGCACGAGGTGCTGCTCCGGCGCCTCCAGCTCTTCACGCATCTCCGCCAAGACCTGGAGAGG GTGCGCAACTTGACCTACATGGTGACCCGGCGTGAGAAGATCAAGCGTTCCTTGTGGCGAGTTCAGGAGCAGATCCATCAGCATCAACTTCAGCTCGCCGACCAGGAGACGCTTGGCG GGAACGATCCCGAGACAGACCCGCGGCGTCTCCTATCCTTGGACCGGCTGAACTCTCGGGGGCCCCGCCCTCGATCCCGATCCCCTTGGCGCCACAAGACCAAACGGCGCTCCGAGCAAGACAAGGGCAAAGCCCGCGAGAGGAAAACGGACGAGGACCCCGCGCCCAAAGAGTCGGAGCCGGCCCCTCGGACCCGGGACCCCTTCGACGACGACCTCGCCCCGGAGCCCCCCGAGCGGGAGGCGGCGCCCCGAGAAAGCCGCGGCCCCAAATTGCACGGGAAGCGCCCACGGAAAGAGGCCCCGGGGTCCGAGGAAGGCAAAAAGATGCGTCGGGCCGAGATTTCCCCCGAGGGGGGCCGCCCGGTCGTCGAGCAGCTGGACAGGAGCGTCTCCGTCCGGCTGGTGGACATCCGATTgccggacggcggcggcggcgaaagAAGGGCGGGGAAGCCGTCGCGGGCCGGGGACGAGGCGCTCCCCAAAGGATGGGGCAAGTTCCGAATCCCCAAGCGGACGGACGGGTCGGAGTCGCTGCGACCGCTCACCAACACGCCGCCGGGACCCCAGCGCCACCCCAGGACCAGGCTCCGCACGGGGGCCGAGAACGAGGGCGGCGAGCCCTGCCTCAAAAGGTGCCACTCGCACCGGCTGAGGGGCGACGCCTCCCTCGCCCGCCGCTACGTCCTGGCGTCGTGA